Sequence from the Peromyscus maniculatus bairdii isolate BWxNUB_F1_BW_parent chromosome 11, HU_Pman_BW_mat_3.1, whole genome shotgun sequence genome:
AGGAATAGAGGAGATGTgacccccatttttttttcttcccaattttGGTTCTATTCACTCTCAGGATCAACCCAAGTCCACAGGCTAGTCTATCCTAGAGATCACCCTTGGGAGAGTCTACTTTAAATGACCAGTGTCTTAGACACATGACTGcctctggatctctctctctctctctctctctctctctctctctctctctctctctctctctctctctctctctctctctctcagacttacttacttattatttatacagtgttctgtctgcaggccagaagagggcaccagatctcattatagatggttgtgagccaccatgtggttgctgggaattgaactcaggatctttggaagaatagccagggctcttaatcgctgagccatctcttcggtCCCCAGCCTCTGGATCTCTTGATTCTCACATCCCTGTCTCTTTGGAAGTCCCCCTTGAGTGACAGAGTCCAGAGTCATTTGTCTTCCTGACTGGATACCCTAATCAGGATACCCTGACTGAATATCCTAATCAGGATACCCTGATACCCCCATTATCATGTGTGACTAAAGGCTAAACATAAAAAGAACCCAGCTGTAATCCAGAGGCTACGTGCTGACACCTGGTTTTCACAGAAAGGGAAAACGTTCCCTCGCTGTCCCTGGCTCATACATTCACACCGAGAGGTTTGGGATGCACCCCTTTTGCAAGAAAGGAAAGCGAGTTAAACTCTAGGGAGCCCTGTTGGACTCTCCGAGCTAACTCATCTCTGCCTTGCCTTACAGGTGGAGGTGCCCAAGCTGCTTCAATAGGACCAGGCAGCCAGGCACTGGTGCCAACGCCATGTCCGCCCGGACTCTCGTACCAGGGCTACACcgacccccaccaccccaccctggCTGAGCTGTTACAGTTGCCTCTGTCCACCATGGGAGAGCTCGAGACCTGGGCCGCGCTCGAGGGAAGACAGACACCTCGGTCTCTTCTCGCTTTCCTTTTCTCGTCTCTGGGGCTCTCCAAAAATTGCTTTTGAAACCCGGAGCTGAAGTTTCTGGACAAGAGGAGTCCTTTAAGGCACCGTCCCAGAGAAGGCGGGGCCGGCAGAGCCCCTGTAGCCGGCATGCCGCCAAAGGCTTATGATGCAGAAAAGATGTCTCCCAGGGACCGACCACACAGCCACCCCAGCCTTACCGCCTCCAGGGCCAGGATTCAGACCTCTGAGGAGCCCTTGGGGGAACGCTGCCGGGCCAGTGGCAGTGGAGCTCTCTGGGACAGTGGTCGAAGGATGGAGGGCATGGGGGTCcgagggcagagcaggagagctgaggaTGCCACAACCCCTTCACCTGCTGTGCCTAGGCAGTAGGCATGGTTGGAGGTGCCTGAGAGAGTAGGTTCCAGATGGGAGTGGAGGGTCAGACACCAGCTGGGCATGAAGGGTTGATGCCAAAGCAGACGTTTTCTTCACACCACCTGCTGCTGTATAAATAGCtctatatctgttttttttttttccataagatTTTGATAATATATTCAAACCTTTAGCTGCGAGTGGCTAGGCCTCGCCTTTTTTTCATGTGTTAATGCTTCTGCTGTTTGCTCCAGGTTCCCCGGCCCTCCAAAAGCTCAGGGTCTCTGCCAAAGCGTTCAAGGTATTCCGTGGACATCAGCCTGGAGTCTGTGTACCTCTGCAGAAAGGGCAGTATGGGGGGGATGCCTGAACTCCTCAGGAGACAACCTCCTGACCTGGTGTCCCAGGTCTGTTCCTCCGCCAGTCTCTCTGCCTCGTATCTATGCCCAGAGCTGTTCTCGGGGGAGACGGGGCTGAGAGGCGCACAGGGCCCTGGGATGTCTATATTAGGCACGTTCAAGGATGATGATTCTGTGACTCTTCGTGggctcagggccagctcttcccaGCAGTTATAGGCCAAGGAAGGCACAGTCAGAGAATCTGAGTGACTCAGTGAGGGgcagcagcaccagcaccagTGTGGCTGAGGGCCAGAGGTGCCTGTTCGTCGCCAGTGTGCTCCAGCTGGAGGCAGAGCCCCACAGCCACCGCTGTTCCAGTTGGGGTGAAGCTCAGTTGTTAGATGGGGCGTCGGGTTCTGTCCCCAACACTGCCCTCACAACAAAAGCTTCTTTCTGACCTTTACCTGCCTGAAGATAACTGGCACCAGGAAACTGCCACCTTGGTTCTTGGTCTCAGACAGCTTCtctgcctccattttttttttttttttttttttgttgttgttgttgtttgtgtttggcCTCAGTAGTGGAGAGCAAAGTAGTTGGAATGAGTGGGATCCTACCTCCCCGTGGAAGCAGGACAGCTGTTCTAGGTCTGGCTTAAATGAAAGAGAGACAGCTCATATCCCAGGGTCCACTCGGACCCCGTTCTTCCCCAACCCATCTGCTGCTTAAGTAATAGGTTGTTCCAGGGGCGGAGAGAAATCAGCGCTGGCTTTCGGCTCCCAAAGGGTGTGATTTGGAGCCAAGCCCACGAGCTTGCACCTGATGGGTACAGGGCACTAGCTAGGTGCTTATGGGTGCCTTCTGCTGGCCTTTGAGCTGTGCTGTGGATGCCAATAGCCTCACTGTTTTGCACGCAGAATTAGTTATGGGAGCATGCGCACATGGCTAATAAGAGGCAGGACTGAGGTCTCCGCTCCTCTCTGCCGCTGAAAAATGGACTGGTGATAGTGTTTCACAATGGCACTGGAGGCCAAACAGAACCAGCTAACctagcttttgtgtgtgtgtgtgtgtgtgtgtgtgtgtgtgtgtgtgtgtatacatatatgtatataacctAGCATATATATATCCAGCCTTAAAGTGTCCTTCAGAACCTTTCACCTTTGCAccgttatttattttttttttcacctaaaTGAAAACACGATTAAGCTGGCgggtgggagtgtgtgtggggtgtagcCGCTCCCTACCTCCTCCCAGAGCCCTCTCGGCCTGGGATGATGTAATCATTTCGGTGTGCGTTTACAGCCGATGGTGGGAGCGCAGCGCCACCTCGAGGCAAACTGCGTCCCAGGCTCTCCTGCTCTTCAGAGCAGCCTAAAGTTTGGACCTGGAGCTGGCGGCAGGGGAGGTCAGGGGAGAAGGCCAGAGGGTGAGAAGGGACGATGGCCCCACCCTACGCGACTTTCGGTGCGGCGCCCGGGCGTTGAGCGAGGTGCGGGGCGGAAGCTTGCGCTCAGGACCTGCGGGATGCGCAGAAGCGTTTCTGCCCGCTCCACGCGTCCCGCCGTCCGCCCGCCGCAGCCCAACCGCAGTCACGCGTCTGGCGGGTTTTTCCTTCCTAAAACCGAGGAGGGCCAGAACTAGTAACCAGCATCTACATTTTACAGGGGGGAAAAAGGTTCAAAGGAAGCAAATGATTCATTCAAGTTAGTGGATCCGGACTCAACTCCAGGTCTCCCTTGAGAGTAGGGAGGAGACACTTGACCTCcgcctctcccagcagcctcctgGGCATCATCTCCCGTGTTCTTCCCGTGTTCTTTCCGGAGTTCTATTCCATGTCTGTTGTTCCCAAACCGAGAAAttccttctcctgctctcacTTCGCTCCACTTTCCCTTGCCAGGAGCCACCAAAGCTAGGACAAAGGTCTGTCTGGCGCTGGCCATGTGTAGGTCCTGGAGGAGGTTGCCAAGGTTCTCATCCCACTTGCTGTCACAGGAGACAACATGTGATGAGCTATGGCAATCAGAAGGCTCCAGGTCTCCAGGGTGGAGCAGGGCATCTCCACGCTCACTTGGTCACTGTTGAGAACTAAGATCTGGACACGGGCCACTCACTCGAGACCACGCTTTTCTGGAAAACTAAGTTCTCCTGTCACTACCTGGAGTACCGAGCACAGTCGCCACCCCTGCCATGCCATCAGATGCTATCCAGCTGAAATTAGCCTGGAAGTCAGGATTAGGAcccgtgtgtgcatgtgtgcgcgcgcgcggcGTATCTTGCCCAAAAGCTTTCTCCGCTTCTGGAACTCCCTTCTCCAGGCCTCCAtcccttctcccctttcttcATTTCCCCTCCGGAAGTGTCTGCTTGCCTAGGTACCTCCCTTCTACCCAACTACcgcccttcctctttcttccgtAGCCTTTCCATTGGCTCCACTGTATACCCATGTTATCTTTACCCTAGCCACCCAAACGCCTACGAATCCCGTGGAGCtctgccaccctcaccccagaTGAACATCCACACCTGAACAGGTCCATGTTTGTCTGGGTTTGCATGGGTttcagctgaggaccaagcccggGGCCTCACCTATGCAGTTATAGGCCGGTGTTTTTGTATAAAAACTCCTCCTCTCCAACTAGATGTCCTAGACCAGCCCTCAGGCTGTTCCGTGTTTCCTCCTAGCCTGGCAAGACCCCACTTACATCACTGGGGtccctagttcttttttttttttttttcttaatgcagcgtttctctgtgtagccctggctgtcctggaactcactctgtataccaggctggtcttgaactcacagacccacctgcctttttctctccagtgctgggattaaaggtgtgcatcaccatgcccggCAAGTCCCCTAGTTCTTAGGGGCCACTgtcacctcctccaacagctcTCGTCTTACAGAGCTGTCTGTTGGTTTTTAAGGGTGCTAAGTGATGGAGAGGGGCAGGTACGGCCCTTCTCTAGGCTCCCTTGGGTCTTGCTGGGCTGTTTTTTTCTCCAACAACACACATACAGCAGACTGGAAATTagtattggggggtgggggtggggtggaatgcTATCCTCATTGAAAGAACTCCAGTATGTGATGGAACTCTGCTGACTCCTCCGTCTCCCTACACtggaagattttctttctttttttttttttcttttcttttctttttttttttttttgagacagggtttctctgtgtagttttgcacctttcctggaactcactctgtaacccaggctagcctggaactcacagagatctgcctgcctctgcctcccgagtgctgggattaaatcgtgcgccaccactgcccggctcttctcagaattcttagGGCCAGTGCTTTGCTGTGTTAACTGGAGATAGCCTTTCTCCACCTGCAGCTCCGACTGCTGCAAACCCACCTCCCACCCTGTACTACAGAGCAACTTGTCGGTGGTCCCAGATTGTTGACGCAAGGACCATGAATTCTGTTAGGGCTCTACATACATTAACATCATTTCTCCCCAAATCTCGGACACCTTCTCCTTTACCTCTCACCTTCTCagcttctgggcagagatagtCTTCTAAGTGTAATGGAGGAACCGCTGTGCCTACCAGCTCCACCTCTTTCCCTACCCTCAAAGAGAAAGTGAAGTTGTCGCTGTGGGCCTAGGATTGTCCCCAGTGGTGTCAGCTACCCCTCTGTGACAAGGTTCGTGTTCAGGGGGCAAATTCCTGTGCCCCTTGATTTCACTGAGAAGAGGGAAGCTGTGAATTCACTCAGAAGCAGACCTCTGCCCAGGGGAGTCTATGACCCAGGCCCCACAGCTCCCGCCTTCTAGGTTATGTAGGAGAGGTAATGCCCCCCTGGGCATGTGGCTGGAGGGCCCCGGGGACATGATGAGCACAGTGTCCCTACCTAGAACCTAGAGGGCTGCTGgaagccagaagccagaggctgcaCTGGGCTAGCGTTCTTGAGGGTGGTTAAAAATAGGGCTGAACTTAGGGAACTGGGAGAAGGGGACAGTCTCCCTACTTGAGTCAAAACTATTAAAACTGTTTTGGGGGTGTATCTTAGGAGCAGAATGCTTAACTGTCCTGCCTGAGGCCCCACGTCCCATCCCCAGTATTGGCAAACTTCAAAACGATGGGATTTCCTTTCCTGCATCTGCCAGCAGATGTCTTGAGAGCAGAGCACGAAGACTATATCTTCATTATCAGAACAAGGGGAGATGGGCAGACAGCTCTGTACACCCACCGCCACTCCCAGGTCCCCTCTTCTAGGCAGCCTTCACAATCCTTATGCCTAGCTTCCCTGGGGCCCTGATATGGGCCCGAAGGACCTGACACCTTAGCAGCCATGAAGATCAAGCAGTTGACAGGAGCACTTCACACCAGTCTGTTGGGTGGCCACATCTCTCCCCTTGGCTCCTGGCCCTGGGCCTCCGATCAGGAAGGAAGAACAGATTCATAGTTTGGATTCCACTGTATATCATCTTTCTGACCGATGTCTCTCCCATTCTACGGACGGAGGCACTGGGCTTTGGAGACAGTCAGAGGCAATGCTCAAGGTAGGACAGTGGTGAGAGCCAAATTTGAATCTAAGTGTACTTGGATGGACGGGTGCCTTTGTATAGCTAGCTGGTAGTGCCTCAGCTGTCCCAGAGGCCTGGCCTGAAACGCTGATGAGTACCCTCTGTCTGGCTACCTCACTTGCTTTGGAAAACACCCCAAGCATCCTCGGGGGTTCTGCCGAGGATGGGGCTGAGGGTGGAACTCTGTTCCCTCTGGTGCTGCCCTCCCCTGCTGTGGAATGGGGAGCAGGCAACGGTCTGGGTTCAGTAGAAGGCAGGGTTAAGACAAGGGGTAAACGGGGCCAATGATTCCACTGACAGGAGTTACACCGTTACAGCTTTAATCCAGCTGGCCTGAGTTCTGGCCAGTGGGGCAGCCAGAGGGAAGGGCTGTGGCCAGCTGTTGATAGAGCCCCCCACTGTCTCCACCTCAGCCCAAAGAGGGCAAATAGGAGGGGCCCAACCTTTCTGATTGGGATCCTGGGAGCAGAGGAACCACTGACAACAGAGGCCGTGACCCGGGCTCTCCCCTTACTCCCTGTCTCCCAGTAAAATAGCTCACGAATCCCAAGCCATCCCTTCCCACCCATCCATCGTTGACGGCCTGGTTCCAGCTCAGCTCACGCTCCACTTCTCTGGGGCTCTGTCCCCAGGAGGGCCCAAGACTTGGCTTGATCTGGGGCCTGGTGACTAGAAGACCCATGCCCACCCCCAGGGCTGGATGCAGGTACAGAATGGGGACTCTCCCAAAAAAAAACGGCATCATGGAAGGGATAGCAGAGTCACAGCTGTTTCTTCAGGCTCCTGGATAAGAGGGCTGTGGTGGCATGTAGGGAGGAGGAGCTGAAAACCAAGGAGACAGGATGAGGGTCAGTGGGGCACAGGGGCACCCTCCCCCCTTCATGGTATGCAGGTTCCATGGGAAGAGATGCCTAGAAGTTTCCAAGGAGAAATGGAAGGTGCCTGGGAAAAGGAATCTACCAGCGAGAGAGGTAAGGGAGGCCCTGGAGCAAGGGGTGGGGACAAGCAGGAACAAGGATTCCAGGCTGTGCACTCACCTGCAGGGTTGTAGATTGGGGGCCCAGCTGGGTAGAGAGGATACTGAGGAGCAGGACCACTAGGTGGGTACATGAAACCAGGCTGTGGAGGTGCAGGACCAGCTTTGGGGTCCGGGGCATATTGGTATACTGGCTGCATTGGGATGCCTGTCATTGGAATCTCCTGGCCTAGAAGAGAGACAAGGATTAGCATTCTAAACACCCAGCTCCCATGGAAACCTCCTCCTGTCCAGGAAACCAAGGTAAGCACCCTGGCAACTGCCTGGCAGGCTCCTGGGTAGCCACTTGTGGCCTTTGCCTCCCAGAGCTTGCTTGCCCAGAGTTGAACAGAGAGCTATGTATGTGCCTATGTGGGTCGGTCTGTGTCGACCAAGCTTGTTCCCCTCAGCAGGTTTCAgagccctcagaaggcagagtctaGCCTGGGGAATATCCCACTTGGGTAAAAAATGGGCAGCTACAGAGGCTGGTATCTTGAAATCCAGCACAGCTGCCACTAAGAGGGTCCTCCTCCAGTCTCTCCCTCCCACACTGATCTCCCATATGGTGTCAGCGTTTCCATGTTTATCAGGCTTGGACAGTTAAACGCAACACTCAAATACACATCCAAAGTACTGGAACACATCCAGTGAATGTTCACTACTACAGACCTCACCCCACATACTCAGCCACAGGCATGCTCATACCTACGGCCCACTTACCATCAACAGACACACTCCCATGTACGACTGAGTGCTCATACAAGGGCACAATCACATGTTCCCATACAAGCCTGGACACAGTCCATTACTCAAGGGTTCACTTGCACACATTCCCGGGTGGTATGTGCAGGCACACAGAAACACTCTCTACTAGAGAATTCACCAGTCCTCAAGCCCTGTGGTACCCATCCCAGGAATGGGCCCAGCCCGTCTCAGGCTCATCTTGCCTGATACTGTGCATACCTTCAAATGGGCTCTGGAGCTGCTGGCGCCTTCGGTACAGGTAGCAACAGGAACAGAGGAAGCAGCAGATGGTCGTGGCAACCACAGCAACAAAGAGGATTACGGCAGAGGCGATGCCTGCGATGGTCTTGGGACTTTAGACAGAAAACAGGTCCTCTCACCTTCCAACCCTCAGAGGAAGTCCTCACTGTGCTGGTTCCAACTCCTGGCCAGCAGGGAGCCACAGCACACTAAGACTTGGGGTTCCTCGTGAGATTAATTCTGCCCATACTGTTTAGTAAGAGTTTAGAGACCTCTACTTCCCAGGAGGCTATGCTCTCTGGCTAGCTGGTATGAAGCATGCTGGGATTTGTAGTGCGCCCACCTACCCCTGCTTTTACATCTACAATTTAATTGGTTAGGTTTAAAATGTGTTAGCCCCAAAGGGGCTTTTGAAATAATGTAGGGCCAAATCTCACTTGACATTTCCCCTTATATCTGTTTTATGTGTTTGCAGCTcccttaaaaaaaagtttgaaaccCACTCATTTGGGGGCTAGGAGTGTAGCTTAATAGAAGCAGGTGTTGGGATGTATGAGGACCTAAATCCAACCTCAGCaccaggctggggtgggggagggtggggaggagtaACAAAACCTTTAATTTGGGCAactgtttcactttgtagcccagactggtctggaactcatggtgatccccagcctcctgagtgctgggattacaggtgcaaaccaccaggcctggctagcAACTTCCATATTCTTTAAAAAGGTAACGGTGATCCACAGAGCACAAGTGTCTCAGGAAGATCACATTGCTTGCAAGAAGCTGGCCGGGGAACCAAATCCCAGTCTTCGCACCCTCTTACCAGAGCTTCTACAAAGCCACTTTGCAGCTTGAGTGTTAACCGGGTGTGACCCCCTCCCAGGACCTGCCAGGATCCAGAAAGCCTCTGCAAACAACCCAGGCAAAGCCCATGGTAACTAACACCAACCAGTCAGCTCTGTCACCATTTGGAGTCCTGGTGACTCCTTCAGCTAAGAATGTGGAGGTGGGCACCGGAGGCAGCGGGACGCCTCTGGAGAGGGGGCGGAGTGGGAGTCCACAGCCCACCTGAAGGCCAGACAGTGTTTCTGCTGTCTCTCGGTGATGAGTAAGGTCAGATCCCTGCAGCAGTACCGCTGGTAGCAGGTCCCGCAGCAGAAGGTGAAGAACTCGCAGTCAAATCCCGGATGCCAGGAGCCATTCCGGTCCAGATACCACAAGCAGTCTTCGCTCGCTAGCGCTGCAGCGGGCAGGGGTTTGGGTGCCCGGTGGACACCGGTCCAGTTCAGTTCTGGCCAACCTCAGACCCACTGCCTTGAGAAGCTGAAAGCTCACTTTTGTTTCCACCCTGACGGGCTCGGCCTCGAAGCTCTAGAAATCCCCCTGTCCCTGAAGCTGAACCCCCACGCCTGGGGTCAGGTTCTCACTGCCTGACCTCCCAGCGCCCTTTCTTGCTGCTCCAGGAGCACCCGTGAAGTGTCTCGGGAGGGAGCATGGACAGCCAGAGGATAGCCCAAGGATAGTCTCCAGGGACACGGCCCCGGTCCCTTTAACCCCTCCCCGatcccgccccaccccacccatcccgTGTAGCTCCCCATCCCTTACCCAGAGGAGTCCCCAGCACCAGCAGGACCACAGCAGCCAGCGGCGCGGCCCCGCGGGGCCCCGCGGGCGGCATGACAGGAGGGGGCTGGGCGCGGCCAGGACCGCCTGGAAAAGGGGCCGCAGGACAAAGCTGGACGAAGCCGGCCGGCGGGAGCTGCAGCACCGCCCAGCCCGAGGCCAGGCTCTGGCTTCTCTCCCGCCTCCTCGGGGCGGGGCGGGACCATCGCCCCGCCCGCAGTAACCCTGCCCAGGCCCCGCCCAGGGGTCTGCCCACCAGCGACGCCCACCCAGCCTCAGCACCAGTTGGGAGGGCGCCCCTCACCCCAGGGAACAACCCTGCTCTCCCTGTCACCGACAGTGAGTGCAGTGACTCCTCCAGTCTGAGCCCTTAAGGGAACAGCCAACAGCTGGGCACTGCGGTCAGGGAGGCCCTGCTGTGTGCCCTACGCCCGCCCCTCTCCTGAGACCAATCATTATCCCAGCCCCCAGAAACTGAGCCTGGTGCCACCTCCTAATGTCCAGCTCATGGGCCAACCCTGGAGGGGCATGGGCTGCACCTTCCCTTGTGTGGGCCTTCCTCTGCTCTAGTGTCCAGTCTTGGACGTCCtgcagggggaggagaggggcagggcCACCCTGCCCCCATTCCTAGAAACAGGCACCCATTGAGAGGAGGTTCAGAGCAGCTTTTGTCCCTGTCGGTGCCCACAGGCCTGGGCCCTGGCAGCTGCACCTTCCCCTTCTGAATGGACAGCTCTCCAACTATAGCCTCACTCCTCACCCGTCGGGGTGGCCCCGGCCACTTGGGACCCATCCTGTTAAACACTTAGCAGTGGAAAGCTTTTTCTTCATGGGGCAAGCCTGCAGAAATAGGGCATTAGCTGTCAGAGTCAACACAGGTTAATTACAGGTGGACAGTCTCGAGGTAGGGAAAGTCACTCTACCTTTTCAAACTCACGGAGAGTTGTGACAGTACTCAGAGGTCATGGCCTATGCTCCAACAAGCCAGGTTTAGCTGCACATgctcaataagccaattaaagaACCAAATTGATAATGAAAAACAAGGAGACTTATTCAATATGGTCACACTGGAAGAGGGACAAGGAGATCCAGTGGTACCTCTCCACACCCTTgtccagtggtcctcaaccttcttaatgctgaggCCCTTTAATatgttccttatgttgtggtgacccttagccatgaaattattttcgttgctacttcctaactgtaattttactgttattagccataatgtaaatatctgtgttttctgatggtcttaagtgacccttATGAAAGGATTGTCTTAACCCTAAAGGGGCCatgacccacaggatgagaaccattTCCCTAGTTCATCTTCAGGGTCCTCAAGTGAGGGTAAAGTTTAAATAGAGGGCAAGATATTTGCCTAACTAAGCAGTCCAGGGAAGGTGTGATCCCCCTGCCCATCTGGCTCAGCTCCCAGTTTCTCCTGCGAGGTAATCTGACAAACTGTAAACCTTTCACCAGGAGACCGGTCCTCTTCTGGATGCCCCCAGGTCCTCACTAGTTCCTCATCTAGTtggagattcctggggaaattctaATTTCTTGGGGCCCATTCTTTCAATAGTCTGGCAGCCAAAGAGGGGGCACAAGTATCTAAACATACGTCCATTGCTGCCAGACAAGTCATTACCGATGATAACACTCTGCTCTGCACGAGATACCTCGGCCACCAATCAAGTGAGGCAGGATAATGGCTCTCTTCGTCTCCTGCCGTGTGCACttgaagcattttcttttcatgtgcgcgagtgtttgcctgcatgtgcgtatgtgcaccacgtgcatgcctggtgtccttaGAGGCCAGATGAGAGCATCTGATACCCTGGGggcggagttacagacagttgtgaaccatcacgggggtgctgggaaccaaagccgggtcctcagcaagaacatCAAGTGCTCTCAAACCACTGGGTCACCTCTGCGGCCCATGTCACAGGGCACCCCGACACTGGGACATCTACCTCATCAGAATCCTTGTACAACTCCACTAGCTAAGCCAGGTTGGTGAACATTTTTATCAACATCATTTGACCAACAGAGACTCAAGCATGTTCAAGGCTTGTTTAAGGTAACGTAGTAAATGAAGAGACAGCAGTAGGACCCAGGATCTCTAGATAGGTGGATCTTGACTCAGCTGAAGGTGCTGACAGCAAACGTTTCTGGTGTTCTGGGTGAGGGAACTGGAGGGCATGGACAGCAAAGCGGAGTGTAAATGAGTTAGGAAAAGGAAATCCCAGAGGGAGGGGAGCCCTAAACTGCGCCTTTGTAGGTGGCAGCTCATCCTTCCaggagagagggagcaggaggagcatGCTCCTGCTACAGGATGCCCCGTCAGCCACTGATAGGCTGGCCAGAATGTGCACTAAAATTGGACCAAAAGTCATCAATAGCACTGCCAAGGACATTTCTTGACTCACTGCCACTTATGTCTGCACATTGCTGTCCTTCTTCTTCCTATATCACGAGCTCCATGAAAGCCAGGGCCACTATCCCCACGCTCTGGCAGTAAGTGCTCAGCAAAGAGCTGTCCCTCCTGTGTGAAGTTGATTCTCTCGCTCTCTTCtggatgtgtgtgcttgtgatccCATATTACCTGTCTGCATTATTTGatatctttagtttctttcttttgtaaaaaaaccaaaaaaccaaaaacaaacaaaaaaccccattacttttatttattagtgtgtggggACAGacatgaggtcagaggacaaatgatAAGaatttggttctctctttccaggaattgaactcaggtcttcagacttggcaaccagagacagggtctcctatgtagccctggctggcctggagcttgctatgtagaccaggctggcctcgaactcacagagatgcagctgcttctgcctcccgagtgctggaattaaagtcgtgtgccagcatgcccagcTACATCAATGGTTTTCTGTTTGCAAAATTCTAGGATGGAGGAATACGATGCAGGGGCTAGGGTGCCCATGCAGGTCagaacacacatgcatagacagacagacagacagacagacagacccaggctggtcttgactcAGACTTGCCTAGGTCTTGCCTAATCCTCGTGCCTCAGGCTTCCGAGTGCTGGAGTAAGCCCAATCCCCACCACTTCCCAACTGACACTTCTTAGCAGGAGATGctgacacacagagacaaataggaTGAGCTATATTACCACAATGGACCCGAGTCCTGAGAGGGCATGGAGCAAGAACTGCAGAATGGGTGTGAAGACTGGGGGCCCTGGAAGGGGCTGTCCAAATCCCGAGCCTTCCCTAATCTTCAAGTGAGGGGATGCAGGAACATCATCCTCTCACCAAGTCAGTCTCTTGGGCTCCTTCTGTGACTAGATGAGACAAAAATAAGGCTTTATCAGTTGGAGGCTCAAAGGGTAACTGTGATCAAGACATTAGGCACTAATACTGCAAATGAGCTCATTCCATTGTAGCTAAACTGAGCTGGAGGAAGCTAATTCTCTCAGCTCACACTGCTGAGATTTGAAGTTGGTCTTTTGTGACTTTGAAGTCACATACCCTTGAGATCCATCACCTGTTCCTC
This genomic interval carries:
- the Shisa4 gene encoding protein shisa-4 isoform X2 → MVPPRPEEAGEKPEPGLGLGGAAAPAGRLRPALSCGPFSRRSWPRPAPSCHAARGAPRGRAAGCCGPAGAGDSSGPKTIAGIASAVILFVAVVATTICCFLCSCCYLYRRRQQLQSPFEGQEIPMTGIPMQPVYQYAPDPKAGPAPPQPGFMYPPSGPAPQYPLYPAGPPIYNPAAPPPYMPPQPSYPGA
- the Shisa4 gene encoding protein shisa-4 isoform X1; the encoded protein is MPPAGPRGAAPLAAVVLLVLGTPLALASEDCLWYLDRNGSWHPGFDCEFFTFCCGTCYQRYCCRDLTLLITERQQKHCLAFSPKTIAGIASAVILFVAVVATTICCFLCSCCYLYRRRQQLQSPFEGQEIPMTGIPMQPVYQYAPDPKAGPAPPQPGFMYPPSGPAPQYPLYPAGPPIYNPAAPPPYMPPQPSYPGA